A genomic region of Oryza glaberrima chromosome 1, OglaRS2, whole genome shotgun sequence contains the following coding sequences:
- the LOC127762968 gene encoding AUGMIN subunit 7, whose amino-acid sequence MASKQMEEIQRKLAVLAYPRANAPAQSLLFAGVERYRLLEWLFFRLLGDRSPFTQQNWQGDSLDRDEENSRIQHLAEIANFLGITPSVDTEAIQGRGSYDERVELLRLIVDLVEASCYADNPEWSVDEQLAKDVLLVDSIAEKQAQIFSEECKLFPADVQIQSIYPLPDITELELKLSEYTKKMSNLQLMVQELASKYDYNPNEDYAETELKLREHLQSFLETVKSFNMIYTKEIHPWTHMMEVPQLHGFGPAANRLLEAYNTLLKFLSNLRSLRDSYAAMAAGSLSASNEPSSVTKIISDCESALTFLNNSLSILSTSVAREQGETLNSQ is encoded by the exons ATGGCGTCGAAGCAGATGGAGGAGATCCAGCGGAAGCTGGCGGTGCTGGCCTACCCGCGGGCCAACGCCCCCGCCCAGTCCCTCCTCTTCGCCGGCGTCGAGCGCTACCGCCTCCTCGAGTGGCTCTTCTTCCG GCTCCTAGGCGACAGATCGCCGTTCACGCAGCAGAACTGGCAGGGGGATAGCCTCGACCGCGACGAGGAGAACAGCAGGATCCAAC ACCTGGCCGAGATTGCGAATTTCCTTGGTATAACGCCTTCGGTTGACACGGAGGCAATTCAG GGTAGAGGTAGCTACGATGAGCGTGTAGAGCTTCTCCGTCTCATTGTTGATCTAGTTGAAGCTAGCTGCTATGCTGACAATCCAGAGTGGAG TGTTGATGAGCAGCTGGCAAAAGATGTGCTGCTCGTAGATTCAATTGCAGAGAAACAAGCCCAAATATTTTCTGAAGAGTGCAAACTATTTCCTGCAGATGTTCAGATACAATCAATTTACCCCTT GCCTGATATAACAGAACTGGAGTTGAAGCTCTCCGAGTATACTAAAAAGATGTCAAATTTGCAACTGATGGTTCAGGAGTTAGCATCTAAG TATGACTATAATCCGAATGAAGACTATGCCGAGACAGAGTTAAAACTGAGGGAACATTTGCAATCGTTCCTAGAAACAGTAAAATCCTTCAATATGATCTACACTAAG GAAATTCATCCTTGGACACATATGATGGAGGTCCCTCAATTGCATGGTTTTGGTCCAGCTGCTAATCGCTTGTTGGAGGCATATAACACACTTTTGAAG TTCCTTAGTAATTTGAGGAGCCTACGGGATTCGTATGCAGCAATGGCTGCAGGATCGCTTTCAGCATCTAATGAGCCTTCATCTGTCACCAAAATTATCTCCGACTGTGAATCTGCACTTACATTCTTAAATAACAGCCTTTCCATCCTTTCAACTTCTGTGGCACGGGAGCAGGGTGAGACTCTGAATTCACAGTAG
- the LOC127757535 gene encoding uncharacterized protein LOC127757535, with amino-acid sequence MIILRPASTAWAARLAEGGEEGTESIVRCGSPLATTTTSPMPPPPHRGGGGGRDTSAFFAATLVLWAVSVGFEIGARGRRELAPVAAGFAFFQAANAAVRAAVSRDPLFVNTAVSLLHSSLTSASVIFVLVNRWHNKDLKNMFEHEELFGGGWVGAYSALCFSCGYFAYDQLDMLRYRLYSGRIPGILMHHLILLICFTLALYRNVTINYLILTLVCELHSVFLHIRKLRRMAGFRDYNRKIVKLEWVLNWTTFVSARVACHILITYKLIIDAHKFDSGIELPLALFGMAGMNLLNIFLGLDLLKAYTLERNQQTHQD; translated from the exons atgataATTCTA AGGCCGGCATCAACCGCGTGGGCCGCGCGTCTCGCcgagggaggggaagagggaacGGAGTCTATCGTGCGGTGCGGTTCTCCGCtcgccacgacgacgacgagccccATGCCTCCTCCGccccatcgcggcggcggcggcggccgcgacacGAGCGCGTTCTTCGCGGCGACGCTGGTGCTGTGGGCGGTGTCGGTGGGGTTCGAGatcggcgcgcgcgggcggcgggagctgGCGCCCGTGGCCGCAGGGTTTGCCTTCTTCCaggccgccaacgccgccgtgcgcgccgccgtctcccgcgaCCCGCTCTTCGTCAACACCGCCGTTTCGCTCCTGCACTCCTCGCTCACGTCCGCCTCCG TTATCTTTGTTCTTGTCAACCGATGGCATAATAAGGACCTCAAGAACATGTTTGAGCATGAAGAATTGTTTGGTGGCGGTTGGGTTGGAGCATATTCTGCTCTGTGCTTTTCTTGTGGCTATTTTGCTTATGATCAATTAGATATGCTTCGTTACCGACTGTACAGTGGACGGATTCCTGGAATTCTCATGCACCACCTGATTCTGCTCATTTGCTTTACACTAGCTCTGTATCGGAATGTGACGATCAACTACCTAATTCTAACTCTTGTATGCGAG CTGCACTCCGTATTTTTGCACATAAGGAAATTGAGGCGAATGGCTGGATTTCGGGATTACAACAGAAAAATTGTGAAACTGGAATGGGTCCTCAACTGGACTACATTTGTATCAGCAAGGGTGGCATGCCACATACTGATTACATACAAACTGATCATTGATGCCCACAAGTTTGATAGTGGAATTGAGCTTCCACTAGCTCTTTTTGGCATGGCAGGAATGAATCTGCTCAACATATTTTTAGGACTTGATCTATTAAAAGCTTACACGCTCGAGAGAAATCAGCAGACACATCAGGACTGA
- the LOC127782516 gene encoding photosystem II 22 kDa protein 1, chloroplastic, translating into MAQSMLVSGANGTVAAASTSRLQAVRPTPFSRLVLSQPSSSLGRAVSVKTVALFGRSKTKAAPARKAEPKPKFKTEDGIFGTSGGIGFTKENELFVGRVAMLGFAASILGEAITGKGILAQLNLETGIPIYEAEPLLLFFILFTLLGAIGALGDRGSFVDDQPVTGLDKAVIAPGKGFRSALGLSEGGPLFGFTKANELFVGRLAQLGIAFSIIGEIITGKGALAQLNIETGVPINEIEPLVLFNVVFFFIAAINPGTGKFVSDDDEE; encoded by the exons ATGGCGCAGTCGATGCTGGTGTCGGGAGCCAATGGCACGGTGgccgccgcgagcaccagcagGCTGCAGGCCGTGCGGCCGACGCCGTTCTCGCGGCTCGTGCTGtcgcagccgtcgtcgtcgctgggGCGCGCGGTGTCCGTCAAGACGGTGGCGCTGTTCGGCAGGTCCAAGACCAAGGCCGCGCCCGCAAGAAAG GCTGAGCCGAAGCCAAAGTTCAAGACCGAGGACGGCATCTTCGGCACGTCCGGTGGGATCGGTTTCACCAAGGAGAACGAGCTGTTCGTCGGGCGTGTTGCCATGCTCGGGTTTGCC GCGTCGATCCTGGGTGAGGCCATCACCGGGAAGGGAATCCTGGCGCAGCTGAACCTGGAGACGGGGATCCCGATCTACGAGGCGgagcccctcctcctcttcttcatcctctTCACCCTCCTCGGCGCCATCGGCGCGCTCGGCGACCGCGGCAGCTTCGTCGACGACCAGCCGGTGACGGGCCTCGACAAGGCCGTCATCGCCCCGGGCAAGGGCTTCCGCTCCGCGCTGGGCCTCAGCGAGGGCGGCCCGCTGTTCGGCTTCACCAAGGCCAACGAGCTGTTCGTCGGCCGGCTCGCGCAGCTCGGCATCGCCTTCTCCATCATCGGCGAGATCATCACCGGCAAGGGCGCCCTCGCGCAGCTCAACATCGAGACCGGCGTCCCCATCAACGAGATCGAGCCGCTCGTCCTCTTCaacgtcgtcttcttcttcatcgCCGCCATCAACCCCGGCACCGGCAAGTTcgtcagcgacgacgacgaagagtAG